From the genome of Negativicutes bacterium:
TGATTTATCATCAGCATCCGGATGGAGACTGCCTGGGCAGCACGGTAGCCCTGGCGCAAATGCTGCGTCAAGCGGGAGCGACCGTCCAGATTGTCGATGATGAACGGATCATTCCACGTTTATTGCAGCCTCTGTTGGAGGGGATCGAGCAGCTTTCCAGTAAAGCGATTGAAAAAGTCGGTGTTCTGATTTTAGTAGATTGCTGTGAACCAAAACGGACACCTACTTTCTGGCAAAAACTATTGGATTTGAGTGAAAGTATCCTGGTGATTGATCATCATCAAACTGCCTGGGACTGCGAATATGATGGTTGGATCAATGTCAGGGCGGCCGCGACCGCGGAAATGCTGACGGAATTGCTCTTGCTGCAACCGGAATGGCAAAATGAGAACATACGCCGCAGTTTATTCGTCGGTTTGGCTGCCGATACGGGGTTCTTTCACTATGCCAATACGACGGCGGCAACTTTTCAGGCGGCAGCTGTTTTACGGCAAAATCCCAACAGTATTTATCAGCGTTATTTTTCCAATTATACACTGCCTGAAGTGCGGGCTTTTGCTGTCGCCCTGCAGCGTTTACTGTCCGAAGAGGGTGTTTTGACTAGCTACTTCAATTATGATGAAATGCAGCAGCTGCAGGACAGTGATATCATCAGCGAGGTTATGGAAATGCTGCAGCGTGTTGACAGCTGCCGCATCGTGGCTTTTATGAAAGAAATTGATCACGATATTTGGAAAATTTCTCTCCGGCAGCGCGACAGTGAGTATGATCTGGCCGCTTTTGCCGCTGCGCGCGGCGGTGGGGGCCATCGCCAGGCAGCGGCATTTCAAAAAAGTGGCAGTTTGCAGGAAGTGCAGCAGCAGCTGCGCAGCGAATGGAAAGAAGTCAGGTAACAGACATGCATGGAGTGATCAATTTAGCAAAGCCAGCCGGACCAACCTCCCATGATCTGGTTGCTTTTTTGCGCCGACAGCTGAAAGTCAAACAAATTGGCCATACCGGTACGCTGGATCCTTTGGCTACCGGTGTGCTGCCGCTTTGTGTGGGAGATGCCACCCGTTTGGCAGAATATCTGACCGGCAGGAGTAAAACCTACCGTGTCAGCCTGCTGCTGGGCTGGCGTTCCGATTCCTACGATCTGAGTGGTTGTCTGACGGAGAGCGCGGCGTTCAGCCTCGCAGCAAACGAAGTGCTGCAGGTGCTTTCGCATTTCAGAGGGGAGCTGCAGCAAATTCCGCCGATGCACTCCGCAATTTCGGTCAATGGCACCCGTTTATATGAATTGGCACGCAAAGGTGAAAGCATCGAGCGGGAAGCCCGGCCGATACTGATTGAAGAACTGCGCCTGCTTACCGAGCTGCCGGCTGCGCTGCAAAAGGGCAGCTGTCTTGCATTGGAAGTCACTTGCAGCAAAGGGACTTATATACGGACGCTCTGTGAAGATATCGGCAACCAGTTGGGCTGCGGCGCCGTCATGCAGCAACTGCAGCGAACCAGAAGCGGGCTTTTCTGCTTGGAGCAGGCGTTTTCAAAAGAAGAGGTAGAAGAAGCATGTGCAGCCAATCAGGCAGCGAAGCTTTTCAGCAAACTGACGCCTGCGCATCTTGGCTTACCTGCCTGCATTCTGAGTGATACAATGTTGCGGGAACTTCACTTCGGACGGACGGTGTGGCTGCCCGCTGCGGCAGTGGAAGCGAAAGAAATACTCGTTTGTGATGCGGAAGGAAATTTACACGCCATTGCAGAAATCGGATTGGATACTTGCCGGCAAAACCTGGTTTTAAAGCCGCATAAAGTCTTCGTCAATCTGATCGCGATGGATCTTCCTGCAATCAAAGCGCAAATAAAACAGGTGACAGTATGCAGATAATTCATGGCTTAACGAATCTACCCAAAGGAAAGCGCGCAATTGCGCTTGGAAATTTTGATGGAATTCACATCGGACACCGTCCGATCATTGCAGCGGCGGTGCAGAGGGCGGCTGCAAAATCCTATCGCTCCAGCGTCCTGATGTTCGATCCTCATCCCATGCAAGTCCTGCAAAGGAACAGCGGCCTGCAATTGCTGACAACGCCCAAACAACGGGCTGCACTGCTGAAAAAAATGCAAGTGGATGAACTGCTTCTGGTCCCCTTCACAAAAAAGATACAGCAAATGCAGCCGGAAGATTTTGTTGAGCAGATATTGCTGGCGCGCTGCGAAGCGGCCTGTGTTTCGGTCGGATACGACTATAGCTTTGGCTGCGGCGGGAAAGGCAGAACGGAATTACTGCAAACCTTGAGCAGCCAAAAAGGTTTTGAACTGATCATTCAACCGGCAGTGGAGTATTTGCAGCAGCCCGTTTCCAGTACACGCATCCGTTCGGCGGTTGCCGGCGGCGATTTGCGACTGGCTGCGCTGCTGTTGGGCCGCCGGTATGAAGCGGAGATCTGCCTGGTTGCGCTGGAGTCGGAAACCGGCAGGCTGATCCAGACCGGAAAAATTGTCTTACCGGAACAGGGCAGCTATCCCATCTGTTTTTATCATCCGGAAACGAAACTGAACTATGCGGGCCGGCTTTCTGTGATTGGCGAACCAACGAGGGAATTTCAATTGCAATTGCCGGGATTTCCCTGGCATAAAGGAAAAATTTACGGTCGACTTACGTTTCTGTCAGATTCTCTCTCTGAATAGACCTTGCGTTCATACCGGAAATAAGCTATAATACGTTAGACATCAAGTCACGACCCAAAGCGAGGTTACCGGCGCCTCCTGCCTGTTTACTTGGCTTTTGGGACTAAAAAAATTAGGAGGAACGCAAATTATGTTAGACAAAGAACTCAAACAAGAAATCATTCAGACATATCAGCTTCACGAAGGCGATACCGGATCTCCGGAAGTTCAAATTGCCATCTTAACGGAGCGGATCAATCAACTGACCGAACATCTGAAAATTCACCGTAAAGACCATCATTCCCGTCGCGGTTTATTCCTGATGATTGGTCAGCGCCGTGGCTTATTGGATTATCTCAAAAAGGTTGATATTGACCGTTATCGTGTCATCATCGAGAAGTTAAAAATCCGTCGTTAATTTGCATTTGAAAAAACTGCCGTCTGTTTTGCTTTCAGCGACCAGATGGCAGTTTTTTTTTGACCATATTGTGCAAGGACAAAGAGAGACAAAAGAAAAAAGGCAGCGGCACAGAAGCTGCCAAAGAAGGTTTTTCGCACGAGAGAAGGGATTATTTCCACGCAAGGAAGGAAATCTCTGCGGATTGTGGAATTAATCATAGTGAATAAAAATAAGAAAGTAAAATCAACAGGAGGTACAAATGCTGCAAGAAGTAAAACGAGACATCGCCGGCAGGGCCTTGAAAATTGAAACCGGCCGTTTAGCAAAGCAAGCCGACGGAGCTGTGCTGGTCAGTTATGGGGATACGGTTGTGCTGGTCACAGCCTGCGTATCCAAAGAACCGCGTCTGGGTACGGATTTCTTTCCTCTTACCGTAGATTATGAAGAACGGCTCTATTCCGTCGGTAAAATTCCCGGTTCCTGGGGCAGACGGGAAGGCAGGGCTTCTGAGAAGGCGACGCTTTCCGCTCGGGTCACCGATCGGGCAATTCGTCCGCTTTTCCCGGAAGGTTTTCGTAATGATGTACAGATCGTCGTCACTGTTTTGAGTGTGGAGCAGGATAACGCACCGGAAGTCGCAGCCATCATCGGCGCCTCAACCGCGCTTTGCCTTTCCGGTATTCCCTTCAATGGTCCGATCGCCAGTGTTATGATGGGCTATGACGGAGAACAATTGATTGTCAATCCGACTGCCGAACAGGAAAAAATCGGCATTTTGCATTTGCAGGTAGCGGGAACCAGAGATGCGATCAATATGGTAGAAGCCGGTGCAAAGGAAGTGCAGGAAGACGTCATCATCGACGCTTTGGCCCGGGCGCATGTCGTGATCAAAGAAATCATTGCGATGGAAGATGAACTGATCGCAATGGCTGGAAAAGAACCGATGCAGGTCGCTGTTTATACCGTTCCGGCAGAAATTATGGCTGACGTGCGCACCATGGCGCTGCGTCCGATTTACGAAGCCTCTGCGACACAGGAGAAATTGGCGCGGGAAACCGCAATCGAGCAAGTCAATGCCGAAATCAAGGCTGCTTTGGCAGAAAAATATCCGGATAACAGCAAAGACATCGGCGAAGCACTGAACGAAGTCCTCAAAGAAGTTGTGCGCGATATGATCTTAGCGGGGAATCGTCCGGATGGTCGGGTGATGACTGAAATCCGTCCGATCAGTATCGAAGTAGGCGTCCTGCCGCGGACCCATGGTTCCGGTTTATTTACCAGAGGGCAGACGCAGGTTTTAACTTCCGCTACACTGGGCGCGATGGGGGATGTGCAGAAATTGGATGGTTTGTCCGAAGAGGATGATACCAAACGCTATATGCATCATTATAATTTTCCACCTTACAGTGTGGGCGAAACTCGTCCGATGCGCGGACCGAGCCGCCGCGATATTGGCCACGGCGCTTTGGCGGAGCGTGCTTTGCTGCCTATGCTGCCGGACGAAGAACAGTTTCCTTATACGATTCGTCTGGTTTCCGAAGTATTGGAATCCAACGGTTCCAGTTCGATGGCTTCCGTTTGCGGCAGTACCCTGGCTTTGATGGATGCCGGCGTGCCTTTGCAGTCACCGGTTGCCGGTATTGCCATGGGTCTGATCAAAGAAGGGGACCGCATCGCAATTTTAACGGACATTCAAGGACTGGAAGATCATTACGGAGACATGGATTTTAAAGTGGCAGGCACCGCCAAAGGCATCAACGCGCTGCAGATGGATATTAAAGTAGCCGGTTTGGATTTGGATATCATGCGCCGGGCTTTGGCGCAGGCAAAAGAAGGCAGGCTGTTTATTTTAAACAAAATGCTGACAGTCTTACCGGAACCGCGCAAAGAAATGTCTCCTTTTGCTCCGCGTATTCTGACTTTGAAAATTGATGTGGATAAAATCCGCGATGTCATTGGACCGGGCGGCAAAGTAATCCAAAAAATCATTGCAGAAACCGGTGTGAAAATCGATGTGGAGCAGGACGGCCGCATCTTCATTGCAGTGCCGGGGATGCAATATGAAAACGGGCTGAAAGCGCTGAAAATCATCGAAGGAATCACGAAAGACGTTGTGGTCGGCACGGTTTATCTGGGTAAAGTCACGCGTGTCGAAAAATACGGTGCTTTTGTCGAAGTCTTACCGGGCAAAGAAGGTTTGGTGCATGTATCGCAGCTTGCTTTGGAAAGGATCGAGAATCCTGCGGATGTTGTTTCTGTCGGCGATGAAATTTTGGTCAAAGTCACCGAAATTGATAAGCAAGGTCGGATTAATCTTTCCCGTAAAGAAGTGATTAAAGAGGATGCCATGCGTTCTTAATCTTTCACCCGGAAAAGGGACCGTTGACAGAACGGTCCCTTTTTTTACAGAATTGAATTTTCCATCCGCTGCGCTTTTACCGCAGCGCCGGGAAGCTGTTCCTGCATGCTTCGCAAAGTACAATAGGAGGAATAGTCATGCGAGGGTTTTCTTGGATTACAGCCTGTCAGGATCAAAATGCCGCGCTGCCACAGCGTAAAACGAGCGGCAGCGCCGGTTATGATCTGGAAGCTGCCCAAACCGTCACGCTGCGGCCGGGGGAGACCGCTTTGGTAGCAACCAATTTAAAAGCTTATATGCAGGCGAACGAAGTGCTGCTGATTATGATTCGCAGCAGCTTAGCTCTCAAACAAAATTTGCTGCTGGCCAATGGTGTTGGCGTGATCGATGCCGACTATTATAATAACCCGGACAACGAGGGGCATATCCTCCTGGCTGTGCGCAATCTGGGGGAGCAAGACGCGCTCATCACCAAGGGGCAGGCAATTGCCCAGGGGATTTTTACACAGTATCTGGTCAGTGAGCAGGAAGTCAACGTTTCGAGTCCGCGTCAAGGCGGTTTCGGCAGTACGGACCCCAAGTAAGCAGGCGGTATCGATTTATTTTTTTACTTTCTCTCAAAATACAACCGTTTCGCTGCCAAGCGGACTGTTCTGGCAACACAGCTGCCTTGAGCAGATGCAAAGAGTAGTTTGGTTTTAATATTGGCTGTTTTTATCTTGCTGAAATTTTGCTGTTTTTGCTGCTAAAGAATCTTCCGCAGGTTCGGGCAAATGTCATAAAAGACAGATATATGATATAATCAGAATCTTTTACAAATCATCAACAAAACGATTGCATAAATGCAGCGGATCTGCTAAACTGAATTTGCTTTCAATGAATACAATGAAAGCTTGGAGGTGATGATCTTGCGGTTTACTACAGTCGCCATGGCTGATTTCACACCGGTTCTGGTAACCAGAAAAATCGGAAAAGCAGTGAAAGACCTGCTGGCGGTAAATTTACAGGCGTCGGGCGAGCCGGAGGTCTTGATTCTGGATTTTAGAGAGATACAGATCCTCGATTTTTCTTGTGCCGACGAATGTATCGCCAAACTCCTGATCGAAATATGCGGGGACTTTTTTGGCCCGAAAGCACTTCTGCTCAGCAATTTATCGGAAGATCAGCTGGAGAATGTTGCAGCCGCTCTGTCTCAGCGTAATTTGGTAATTTGTTATCTCAGCGGAGGTCAGCTGCGTATTTTGGGCGAACTGAAAGAACCTCTCGC
Proteins encoded in this window:
- the truB gene encoding tRNA pseudouridine(55) synthase TruB, coding for MERSQVTDMHGVINLAKPAGPTSHDLVAFLRRQLKVKQIGHTGTLDPLATGVLPLCVGDATRLAEYLTGRSKTYRVSLLLGWRSDSYDLSGCLTESAAFSLAANEVLQVLSHFRGELQQIPPMHSAISVNGTRLYELARKGESIEREARPILIEELRLLTELPAALQKGSCLALEVTCSKGTYIRTLCEDIGNQLGCGAVMQQLQRTRSGLFCLEQAFSKEEVEEACAANQAAKLFSKLTPAHLGLPACILSDTMLRELHFGRTVWLPAAAVEAKEILVCDAEGNLHAIAEIGLDTCRQNLVLKPHKVFVNLIAMDLPAIKAQIKQVTVCR
- the rpsO gene encoding 30S ribosomal protein S15 → MLDKELKQEIIQTYQLHEGDTGSPEVQIAILTERINQLTEHLKIHRKDHHSRRGLFLMIGQRRGLLDYLKKVDIDRYRVIIEKLKIRR
- a CDS encoding DHH family phosphoesterase, translating into IYHQHPDGDCLGSTVALAQMLRQAGATVQIVDDERIIPRLLQPLLEGIEQLSSKAIEKVGVLILVDCCEPKRTPTFWQKLLDLSESILVIDHHQTAWDCEYDGWINVRAAATAEMLTELLLLQPEWQNENIRRSLFVGLAADTGFFHYANTTAATFQAAAVLRQNPNSIYQRYFSNYTLPEVRAFAVALQRLLSEEGVLTSYFNYDEMQQLQDSDIISEVMEMLQRVDSCRIVAFMKEIDHDIWKISLRQRDSEYDLAAFAAARGGGGHRQAAAFQKSGSLQEVQQQLRSEWKEVR
- a CDS encoding polyribonucleotide nucleotidyltransferase, encoding MLQEVKRDIAGRALKIETGRLAKQADGAVLVSYGDTVVLVTACVSKEPRLGTDFFPLTVDYEERLYSVGKIPGSWGRREGRASEKATLSARVTDRAIRPLFPEGFRNDVQIVVTVLSVEQDNAPEVAAIIGASTALCLSGIPFNGPIASVMMGYDGEQLIVNPTAEQEKIGILHLQVAGTRDAINMVEAGAKEVQEDVIIDALARAHVVIKEIIAMEDELIAMAGKEPMQVAVYTVPAEIMADVRTMALRPIYEASATQEKLARETAIEQVNAEIKAALAEKYPDNSKDIGEALNEVLKEVVRDMILAGNRPDGRVMTEIRPISIEVGVLPRTHGSGLFTRGQTQVLTSATLGAMGDVQKLDGLSEEDDTKRYMHHYNFPPYSVGETRPMRGPSRRDIGHGALAERALLPMLPDEEQFPYTIRLVSEVLESNGSSSMASVCGSTLALMDAGVPLQSPVAGIAMGLIKEGDRIAILTDIQGLEDHYGDMDFKVAGTAKGINALQMDIKVAGLDLDIMRRALAQAKEGRLFILNKMLTVLPEPRKEMSPFAPRILTLKIDVDKIRDVIGPGGKVIQKIIAETGVKIDVEQDGRIFIAVPGMQYENGLKALKIIEGITKDVVVGTVYLGKVTRVEKYGAFVEVLPGKEGLVHVSQLALERIENPADVVSVGDEILVKVTEIDKQGRINLSRKEVIKEDAMRS
- a CDS encoding dUTP diphosphatase (catalyzes the formation of dUMP from dUTP), which produces MRGFSWITACQDQNAALPQRKTSGSAGYDLEAAQTVTLRPGETALVATNLKAYMQANEVLLIMIRSSLALKQNLLLANGVGVIDADYYNNPDNEGHILLAVRNLGEQDALITKGQAIAQGIFTQYLVSEQEVNVSSPRQGGFGSTDPK